The sequence below is a genomic window from Lampris incognitus isolate fLamInc1 chromosome 18, fLamInc1.hap2, whole genome shotgun sequence.
gagagagcaagatagagaggtCATGTCACTCATCAGCAACAGCTTTCTTGCCTGCACACAGCACTCAATAATCATAAAATTCTAAAAATCCACTTCAAAAGAAACCCCATTGTTTGGTTTTCTTAGAAAGCTCCGGTCTATTTCTGATGATCAAAGCTTTAAAAATAAATTCTGTTTTCTTGACAGCCTTCCACAACTGCAGTGTAACGGATTCTATTTGTCATACAGTTAGTGTTCAGTGCCGAGCCGAAAATAAATTAGAACAAATCTATGTTGTTTATTTTTGCTTTCATTATTCTCTGTAATTTCAGATAAGCTTAGAGAAAatcctgttttgtgtgtgtgcactcagTAGCTTATTGGCTGCTGCACAACAAGCTTATCTACAGCCCCCTCATTACAATTCATTACAAACTACTGGGTCCAATACAATCAATCAATGCCATATGTAGTACAGGATCAGAATGACAAAAAGATGTGGAGGCGGCTTTGATTCTAAGATTTCAGGGTTTCCCCCTCTAATATGTTAATACTAATACTGTATATGTACGTGTCTGTGTATGTACACGTGTCCAAACCTGGGAGGCCAGCTCAGGGTTCTGTGCCAGCGACTGCATCATGCTACGCATGTAGGGAGCAGACAGCATGTTCTGCATTAGCTGGGGGTTGTCTGAGATCTGCTGCATCAGACTCTGCATGCCTGGACTGTTGAACATGCCTGGGAGACACAGAGAGGTCAGGCATTactgtatgtgatgtgtgtggtacaTGCAGAGTGTGAGTGAATGATACCACAAGTGCACATATGGGCGATGCGACAGATTGAAGACAGACTGTACTCCCAATCAGATTCCCGAAGAAATATACTCCCAATCAGATCTCACATTTCCTTACCATTGCCCAAACTGGCAGCATTGATGCCCAGAGGGTTGGAGACACTTGGGTTGGTTCCACTTGTGGTTCCTGTGCCTGCTGTGGTGCCACCTCCACTCTCTGAGGGGTTGGTGGAACTTGGGGGACCCCAAGGGTTGGGTAAAGGCTCTCGATTCTCTGTCCTTGAGGGCTGGGCACCAGAGTCAGAGTTTCCCCCCAGTGCTGAGAATGGGTTGCTACCAAACTATGGAAAGGAAAATAGTTTGAATATATTCTGAAAACCACTCGAGATTCATTCCTATAATATCCTAGACACCCATTCAAAATAAAGCGACCTGACATTGGCAAAAAGACATAACAAAGGCCTCAAAATACACCAAAGCACATTCTGACCACGAATCATACTATGCATACAAAGAAGGAATAGATATCAAATGTCTGGCCAGGCTACCTGTTCTCTGGCGGCGCTGAACATCGGTTCCTGGATGTCTGTGTACATCCTGCGCAGGGCATTGTAACCCCCGGGAATGCTCTCTAGGTTACTAAGAGCCCGGTCCTGGTTGCGCATCATTTCTTGCATCATGGCTGGATTTCTGGCAAGCTCCATGGTCTGGGAAACagaagagagaaaggggagggacaagaagaagagaagaatcaTATTAGATAACGTCTACCtttcaaaccaaaaaaaaaaataaaaataaaaaaaatcaggtAAATGACTGGACTGATCTGCGTATCGGCAGTGCTAGTGTTAACTTGATAAGGTCCACTTAGCCTCACATCAGCGGTGCTCCAGCCTAGTCATTTGATCAGGCTGGTAAAATTTGGGTAAGTTAACACAATTTCACATTTTCTACACAATGCAAATCCCTTCAAGAGACCCAATACCCAAAGCATTTGATGTCCACTGATTGTTGGTACACTGGAATGAGATCACTGACGTAAAATTCCTTCACCACAAAAGATGCTTCATAGCAGGGAGAGGAATTTGAGAAATGCTCAATCCAGTCAAGAAAAGGAACAATTCACTTCAAATGCTCCCCTTCTCCTTTCTCACCTGTCTCATGAGCTCAGGGTTGTTGAGCATGTGGGAGATCTCTGGGTTTCGCTCCATCAGCTGCTGCATCTGGGGGTTGGCCACAATCATCTGCCTCATCAAGTCCGGGTTGGACATCATGTTCTGCACCAACGGGTTCTCCATGATCTGGGACAGCATCTCCGGGTTGGACATCAGCTGCCTCTGCATCTGCTGCTGAAGCTCCATGAAATTAGCAGAGCCCATGCCGAGGTTGGCCAGGCTGGACAGGTCCCCGAAGCCAGCTAGACAGAGGAGCGGGGGTGGGATGGGGGAGATATTAAAGTCATTtttcctgggtttttttttttcaggaatggCCTCAACCTGTATAGTATGGAAATGTTAATACTTGCAAATGGGTAAACTCACATAGTATGTTGGGTGTCTGTGTGGGTGGTGGAGCTGAGCCGGTGGAGCCTGCTGTGGAGGAGGGGTTGGCGGCTGGACTGGGGGTGGAGGTACTGCCTGCCTGACTGGAAGATGAGCTTGCGGATGAAGAGCTGGCGCCATCTCCTGCCCTACAGGGACCATTTAGGCATATCGAAAGGTCAACATCTTCAAATATTTTCAGTTGATACCGGCACATTCTGGGACAGAAACTCTTACAACCATTATTCACAATGCAGTAGGAAATTCACCTTTTATCCAACAGTAACTATAGGTAGCTCTCTGAATTCAAACCAAGATCAATCCTTCTTTTATTCCTCATACAAAACATTCAGCTAAATACAGTGTGCCATGTATAGCTGTGTGACCCTACTTGTGTGCTGTCTTTATGACCAGGTGAACTGTCAGCCCATCCTTGATGCCGTGCTGGTTGAGGCTGTCTCCATCCTTCAATATCTTCCCTGCAAATATCAGAACCAGCTGGTCCTGCTTGGCTTTGAACCGCCGCGAAATCTCTTCCTTAAACTAAAGGAAAACAAGTGAGAGTGAGAaggaaatgttaaaaaaaactattTAAGAACACAGAGTGAGAACTAGAGAAGGacaaggtttgtgtgtgtgtgtggggggggggggcttcaacaCAGCAGTCCAGTTGTTATTTGTCTTGGTTTGCTTGGCTTGGGTTCTAGAAGTGTATTGATCCTTTTGCCAGTCTGTATGTCCCAATTGCAAATACATTTAATCACCCTCTTTTGTGGACTTTAGTGCAAAGCATAGCAAGAGTAACAGTGTGAAACGATTCTAAAAGAAACCTGTGCAAAGAGGAAATCTTTCATTTTACTTTGAATGTGAaggttatcattactattattagtgTTCCAAATAACCATAAACAATTCCGATGTG
It includes:
- the LOC130128589 gene encoding ubiquilin-4-like, producing the protein MADNGAADPGNNNSNKPAASEGTIIKVTVKTPKDKEEIAISEDASVTQFKEEISRRFKAKQDQLVLIFAGKILKDGDSLNQHGIKDGLTVHLVIKTAHKAGDGASSSSASSSSSQAGSTSTPSPAANPSSTAGSTGSAPPPTQTPNILSGFGDLSSLANLGMGSANFMELQQQMQRQLMSNPEMLSQIMENPLVQNMMSNPDLMRQMIVANPQMQQLMERNPEISHMLNNPELMRQTMELARNPAMMQEMMRNQDRALSNLESIPGGYNALRRMYTDIQEPMFSAAREQFGSNPFSALGGNSDSGAQPSRTENREPLPNPWGPPSSTNPSESGGGTTAGTGTTSGTNPSVSNPLGINAASLGNGMFNSPGMQSLMQQISDNPQLMQNMLSAPYMRSMMQSLAQNPELASQVLMNNPLFAGNPQLQEQFRSQLPIFLQQMQNPEALSVMTNPRAMQALMQIQQGLQTLQTEAPGLMPSLVSGGIPGMPTGGGSVAPENPASSPSAGTNTAQQQLMQQMLQMFAGGGSATTQTPEVRFQSQLDQLNAMGFINREANLQALIATGGDINAAIERLLGSQPS